A single Macrobrachium nipponense isolate FS-2020 chromosome 5, ASM1510439v2, whole genome shotgun sequence DNA region contains:
- the LOC135215655 gene encoding protein artichoke-like, with amino-acid sequence MDGYNMMTLILALVVSLNLLVSADTSGSSSPNWEENPLCSRYNNDDGIYMECPMVSLTTVGEVLGLVKEPLKSLRIYDLEMEVTTLPSGIFKHSAGVMSLQISHSNVMSIADNSFQGLERSLETLTIKHCKLSDIPEAALRKLTRLTDLDLQMNNITEIPSFAFAKMIIKTLNFQGNMINLVSDFAFDGLEETLEDLNLMNNDLKELPVNALKKLKSMTKLKVAWNHITDFTTQDIQLEALEYLDLSSNKIRKLKSNSLIGLPNLVSLSLYMNSITIIAKDAFRENVNLETLFLGNNNIKDLDSKLFKHTQKISVIDLGNNNIHSINDGVFSSLPQLQELVLSSNNIRELMQETFQNSPSIRILNLEQNAIRLIEPNTFSGMPSLETLLLSHNNIHEVYPRIFSSNINLKVLKLDHNGIKDLSEIAFKNTTRLEKLALHKNHLRTVSPGLFSRLLELKELHMHGNEIRAIPSGAFSNLHKLEFLSLQENQILTVLDTLNHNSKSLYSLNLSGNEISIINTKAFKGQNSLETLRLDNNNISSITNDIFSDLTALSQLYLQNNHITQIDDDALSSLTSLQKLDISDNFLVKISEKTFQGLSRLRELYLRNNAIEEIAPNSFQWMTELENLDLSGNMLPVVKKEFFNTELFIKELSINDGQIKKIEDGALEALVYLESLSLRGNKLQTLDSSSLRLTQLYKLDLSSNNFQTLNPNSLTALPNLEELNLSNCNIENIPDNFFDASISLKTLNLAKNNIKHLGTGTFAGLSDLVNLDISENELQVDSCRAFLSTSKLQYLSISGNPFINLCPVLGDLKSLRKLEASKILLTEVNKDTIARLGHLKQLDISDNMIVDFPTGSFHKSSIQRLNLGGNLLTQLPNAIFKDNMEKLKALNVTGNPLHRITGPEVSKSMILDSLERLEAAQTNLTVITSLEFSHLPNLRSLNLEGGAISKVSPGAFRSLSHLNQLSLGYNLLEILPRERMRGLTSLTHLNLTRNRIKKFDQLPSDAQNLKVIDISGNMLTELDETTFKHTEGLEEVILRDNWITSIHPKALEPLTHLKVLDLSQNNVEVLQPSILAAVERTLDTYRIDGNPVICGCETLELWSWLQNHPSEVKHPNSIYCDLPERLRGEPFLQLSASAFCPQPLILRLAIQDIQSQSFLVTWQAANTSTVYGYKVTYQAMNQEDESDGDLVSSRLAVHSSPTIGLSSRSYLLEELQPSTEYQICVHGLTKSIGLARSHTVASASDEQQGDGARCTRGHTLSIPPAPATGTSGGRVGIILGIILAVALLLGIVVAVVWYRVCRSQGGRGQGSTKRANGAPPDYYSHFQGRHPHHHQDDDEFAC; translated from the exons ATGGATGGTTACAACATGATGACTTTAATTCTGGCACTAGTAGTATCACTGAACTTGCTAGTGTCAGCAGATACTTCAGGCTCTAGTAGCCCAAACTGGGAAGAGAATCCATTGTGTTCTCGTTACAACAATGATGATGGAATTTACATGGAATGTCCAATGGTATCACTAACTACTGTTGGGGAAGTCTTAGGCCTTGTAAAAGAACCATTAAAATCACTCCGTATTTATGATCTTGAAATGGAAGTCACTACCTTACCATCCGGGATATTCAAGCACAGTGCTGGTGTCATGAGCCTGCAGATCTCTCACTCAAATGTTATGAGCATAGCGGATAATAGCTTTCAGGGGCTGGAAAGGTCTTTGGAAACCCTTACTATCAAACACTGCAAGTTATCAGACATTCCAGAAGCAGCATTACGCAAACTTACACGCCTTACTGATCTTGACCTTCAAATGAATAATATTACGGAGATCCCAAGTTTTGCTTTTGCAAAAATGATTATAAAGACATTAAACTTCCAGGGCAATATGATAAATCTTGTGTCTGATTTTGCATTTGATGGACTAGAGGAAACGCTTGAAGACCTGAACTTAATGAATAATGATTTAAAAGAGCTCCCAGTCAATgcgttaaagaaattaaaaagtatgaCAAAACTGAAGGTTGCCTGGAATCATATTACTGACTTTACTACACAAGATATCCAGCTGGAAGCTCTTGAGTATCTTGATCTCAGTAGTAATAAAATTCGAAAACTCAAAAGTAACAGCTTGATAGGGTTGCCGAACCTTGTGTCACTTTCTCTTTACATGAATTCTATTACTATTATTGCGAAAGATGCCTTTAGAGAAAATGTTAACCTAGAAACACTATTTTTGGGcaacaataatataaaagattTAGATTCAAAACTATTcaagcacacacaaaaaataagtgTGATTGATCTAGGCAATAACAACATTCATTCAATAAATGATGGGGTGTTTAGTAGTCTTCCTCAGCTTCAGGAACTAGTGCTTTCTAGCAATAACATAAGAGAGCTGATGCAAGAAACATTTCAGAATTCTCCATCCATCAGAATTTTGAATCTAGAACAAAATGCTATCAGACTTATAGAGCCAAATACATTTAGTGGAATGCCAAGCCTTGAGACTCTACTGCTAAGTCACAACAACATACATGAGGTCTATCCAAGAATTTTTAGTTCAAATATCAATCTGAAAGTTCTAAAATTAGACCATAATGGAATAAAAGATTTGAGTGAAATAGCATTTAAGAATACAACAAGGTTAGAAAAGCTTGCTCTCCATAAAAATCACTTAAGGACAGTGAGCCCAGGGCTATTTTCTCGTCTTTTAGAGCTAAAGGAGTTGCATATGCATGGCAATGAAATAAGAGCAATACCTTCAGGAGCTTTTTCAAATCTCCATAAGCTAGAATTCTTAAGCTTACAGGAGAATCAGATATTAACTGTGCTAGATACATTAAATCACAACTCAAAATCTCTCTATTCACTGAATCTTTCAGGTAATGAGATTAGTATAATCAATACCAAAGCTTTCAAGGGCCAGAATAGCTTAGAAACATTAAGGCTCGACAACAACAATATATCTTCTATTACTAATGATATATTCAGTGATCTTACAGCATTATCACAACTTTATCTTCAAAATAACCATATCACCCAAATAGATGATGATGCTTTATCTAGTCTGACAAGTCTTCAGAAACTGGACATTTCAGATAACTTTCTTGTTAAGATTAGTGAAAAAACATTTCAAGGCTTATCCAGATTAAGAGAGCTTTACTTGCGCAACAATGCAATTGAAGAAATAGCTCCTAATTCATTCCAATGGATGACTGAGTTAGAGAATCTTGATCTCTCTGGAAATATGCTACCAGTTGTAAAAAAAGAATTCTTTAACACAGAGCTATTCATTAAGGAACTAAGCATAAATGATGGccaaataaaaaagatagaagaTGGAGCACTTGAAGCACTGGTGTATTTAGAGAGCCTTAGCCTGAGAGGAAATAAACTACAAACTCTTGATTCGAGTTCGCTCAGGTTAACTCAGTTATACAAACTAGATTTAAGCAGCAACAACTTCCAGACACTAAATCCTAACAGTCTCACTGCTCTTCCAAACTTAGAGGAATTAAACCTCAGTAACtgtaatattgaaaatattcctGATAATTTTTTCGATGCTAGCATATCTCTGAAAACTCTCAACCTAGCAAAAAACAACATAAAGCACTTAGGAACAGGAACCTTTGCTGGTTTATCTGATCTTGTTAACCTTGATATATCAGAAAATGAGCTTCAAGTAGACAGTTGTAGAGCTTTCTTAAGCACAAGTAAGCTTCAATATTTGTCCATCAGCGGGAACCCCTTCATAAATTTATGTCCCGTACTAGGAgatttaaaaagtttaagaaaactCGAAGCTTCCAAGATATTACTGACGGAAGTTAACAAGGATACAATTGCACGGTTAGGTCATCTCAAACAACTAGATATTTCAGACAACATGATTGTTGATTTTCCAACTGGAAGTTTTCATAAATCCTCCATACAACGTTTAAATTTAGGCGGTAATCTGCTGACGCAGCTTCCCAATGCGATTTTCAAGGACAATATGGAAAAGCTAAAAGCGCTGAACGTAACTGGAAACCCCCTGCACCGAATAACTGGTCCAGAGGTGAGCAAGAGCATGATCTTAGACTCTCTTGAAAGGCTGGAAGCAGCGCAAACAAATCTCACAGTTATTACGAGCCTTGAGTTTTCACACTTGCCAAATCTTCGATCACTGAATCTAGAAGGAGGAGCCATAAGCAAAGTTTCACCAGGAGCCTTCAGAAGTCTGTCTCATCTCAATCAGCTTAGTCTTGGTTACAATCTGTTAGAAATACTGCCACGAGAAAGAATGAGAGGGTTAACTTCTCTAACACATTTAAACCTCACAAGAAACAGGATAAAAAAGTTCGATCAACTTCCATCTGACGCCCAGAATTTGAAG gTGATTGACATTTCCGGTAACATGCTGACAGAACTTGATGAAACCACCTTCAAGCATACAGAGGGATTGGAGGAAGTCATTCTGCGAGATAACTGGATAACTTCAATTCATCCAAAGGCTCTCGAACCCTTGACTCATCTGAAGGTTCTGGATTTAAGCCAGAATAATGTCGAAGTACTCCAACCTTCAATTCTTGCAGCAGTGGAGCGTACATTAGATACATACAGGATTGATG gtAATCCAGTTATTTGTGGATGTGAGACGCTGGAATTGTGGTCGTGGTTGCAAAACCATCCCTCTGAAGTTAAACACCCCAACTCTATATACTGTGATCTGCCTGAG AGACTGCGAGGAGAGCCTTTCCTTCAGTTATCAGCCTCCGCTTTCTGCCCCCAACCTCTGATTCTTCGGTTGGCGATCCAAGACATTCAGAGCCAGTCCTTCCTGGTCACCTGGCAGGCTGCGAATACTTCGACAGTTTATGGTTATAAG GTAACGTACCAAGCAATGAATCAAGAAGATGAGTCGGACGGAGACTTGGTTAGCAGCCGCCTTGCGGTTCATTCTTCACCCACGATAGGATTATCATCAAGGAGCTACCTTCTGGAGGAACTCCAGCCTAGCACTGAGTACCAGATCTGTGTTCACGGTCTTACGAAGTCGATCGGTCTGGCACGATCACACACGGTAGCTTCGGCCTCTGACGAGCAAcag GGAGATGGAGCCCGATGCACGAGGGGACACACGCTTTCCATCCCACCAGCCCCCGCCACGGGAACATCAGGGGGCCGAGTGGGAATCATTTTAGGAATCATTCTGGCTGTGGCCCTTTTGTTGGGCATCGTCGTCGCAGTGGTGTGGTACCGCGTCTGTCGCTCCCAGGGTGGACGTGGTCAAGGGTCAACTAAACGAGCCAATGGAGCCCCTCCAGATTACTATAGCCATTTCCAAGGGCGCCATCCGCACCATCATCAGGATGACGACGAATTTGCCTGCTAA